One window of Papaver somniferum cultivar HN1 chromosome 9, ASM357369v1, whole genome shotgun sequence genomic DNA carries:
- the LOC113314211 gene encoding RCC1 domain-containing protein RUG3, mitochondrial-like, protein MTLHLRHTFLARCMSSSTSSKVPLLWQTEIDSDTSISTLQLLSWGRGSSGQLGGGIEEIRAYPTAVASFHLPSNYRLSPTSGLLREPSAGSSAFEKLSLSEIGISCGFFHSCLLINGNIWMWGKGDGGRLGFGHENPAFSPTLNPNLDSVRSTALGGLHSVALTSLGDVYTWGYGGFGALGHSIYTRELLPRMVNKAWSGKICQIATSGAHTAAVSEFGDLYTWGRDEGDGRLGLGPGRGPNEGGGLSIPSKVKGLSVPVAAVSCGGFFTTALTKEGQLWNWGANSNYELGRGNKVGGWKPQAVPSLQDIRIIQIACGGYHSLALTDEGKVLSWGHGGHGQLGHSSIENQKVPLLIEALAEENVVYVACEGSTSAAITDKGKLYMWGNSRGCQLGVPGLLEVQHLPVEVKFPVEYDGLGPHHVLSVAIGASHAMCLVLRSPSQTTEER, encoded by the exons ATGACGCTTCACCTGCGCCACACATTTCTTGCACGTTGTATGTCATCTTCTACCTCCTCAAAAGTTCCATTACTTTGGCAGACCGAAATTGATTCTGATACCTCAATCTCAACCCTTCAACTACTATCATGGGGTAGAGGAAGTTCTGGCCAACTTGGCGGTGGAATTGAAGAGATCAGAGCATATCCTACCGCTGTCGCCTCTTTTCACCTGCCCTCCAATTATCGCCTCTCTCCCACTTCTGGCCTCCTCCGAGAACCCTCCGCTGGCTCATCAGCATTTGAGAAATTATCATTGTCAGAGATAGGCATCTCCTGTGGTTTCTTCCACTCATGCTTGTTAATTAACGGAAACATCTGGATGTGGGGTAAAGGTGATGGTGGGCGCCTTGGCTTTGGCCATGAAAACCCTGCATTTAGTCCAACTCTTAACCCTAATCTTGACTCCGTTCGAAGTACTGCTCTTGGTGGACTTCATTCTGTTGCTCTTACCTCTCTTGGGGATGTCTACACTTG GGGTTATGGTGGATTCGGCGCTTTAGGCCATTCAATCTATACTAGGGAGCTGTTGCCTAGGATGGTAAACAAAGCTTGGAGTGGGAAAATATGCCAAATTGCAACAAGTGGGGCTCATACTGCAGCAGTCTCTGAGTTTG GCGATCTTTATACTTGGGGACGAGATGAAGGAGATGGTAGATTAGGACTCGGTCCTGGTCGTGGCCCAAATGAAGGTGGCGGACTAAGTATCCCCTCCAAAGTAAAAGGGTTGTCTGTACCCGTGGCTGCTGTATCATGTGGGGGATTTTTCACAACGGCATTGACTAAAGAAGGGCAACTTTGGAATTGGGGTG CAAACTCTAACTATGAGCTAGGAAGAGGAAACAAAGTTGGTGGTTGGAAACCACAAGCAGTTCCTAGCCTTCAAGATATTCGTATAATTCAGATAGCTTGTGGTGGATATCACTCCTTAGCCTTAACTG ATGAAGGTAAAGTActttcatggggtcatggtggtCATGGTCAGTTGGGTCATTCTTCAATCGAAAATCAGAAGGTTCCATTGTTAATTGAAGCTTTAGCTGAGGAAAATGTGGTTTATGTTGCCTGTGAAGGTTCAACTTCAGCTGCTATCACTG ATAAAGGGAAGTTATACATGTGGGGAAATTCGAGGGGTTGTCAACTAGGGGTTCCTGGATTGCTGGAGGTACAACATTTGCCTGTCGAGGTGAAGTTTCCTGTAGAATATGATGGATTAGGGCCACACCATGTCCTTTCAGTTGCGATAGGGGCATCTCATGCAATGTGCTTGGTTTTGAGGTCTCCAAGCCAAACCACAGAGGAGAGGTGA